The Pleurodeles waltl isolate 20211129_DDA chromosome 6, aPleWal1.hap1.20221129, whole genome shotgun sequence genome has a segment encoding these proteins:
- the TRIM32 gene encoding E3 ubiquitin-protein ligase TRIM32 isoform X1, which yields MLDVIWGRVFPEGKLSRDIMATAPGLNPDALREVLECPICMETFTEEKMRPKLLHCAHTICRMCLEKLLANSINGIRCPFCSRVTRVTHLTQLADNLTVLKIIDTAGVSDAVSVLMCKACGRRLPRHFCKSCELVICDSCREEEHLQQGHSTLPLQEAAEERRRGLESRLSSLRQWMADVQKRKASLEGLGRDLKCKYKAVMHEYDKEESCIQEELAKSRTFFTSALFEAEKANNQVLEEQSYLLNIAEVQIMSKCDYFLAKIKQVDTALLEETVEEEELELMSGLQTELTLQEVELLKVGHVDPLQVGQVVKTPYTVNLEETLLDSAASSSVTFKDVDMHEETSSLPPISSPARPQLPEMVGGLHQCHFLKKMGCKGSAPGTFNLPVSLHITAQGEVLVADRGNFRIQVFNRKGFMREIKRNPTGIDNFVLSFLGADLPNLIPLSVAMSNHGLIGVTDHYDNSVKVYTTDGHCVACHRSQLSKPWGIAAMPSGQFVVTDVEGGKLWLLTVDRSVGVVKYSRLCSAVRPKFVTCDGEGTVYFTQGLGLNLENRQQEHHLEGGFSIGSVGLDGQLGRQISHFFSENEDFRCITGMCVDTRGDLIVADSGRKEIILFPKGGGYNILIREGLACPVGVCVTPKGQLLVLDCWDHCIKIYSYNMRRYSTP from the coding sequence ggAAAGCTGTCCAGAGACATCATGGCGACTGCCCCGGGCCTGAATCCTGATGCCCTGCGTGAGGTTCTTGAGTGTCCTATTTGCATGGAGACCTTCACAGAGGAGAAGATGAGGCCCAAGCTCTTGCACTGTGCACATACTATTTGCAGGATGTGCTTGGAGAAGCTCTTGGCCAACAGCATCAACGGGATCCGCTGCCCCTTCTGCAGTAGAGTGACCAGGGTAACACATCTGACTCAACTCGCTGATAACTTGACTGTCCTTAAGATTATTGACACTGCTGGTGTGAGCGATGCTGTTAGCGTCCTGATGTGCAAGGCTTGTGGACGGCGGCTCCCCCGACACTTCTGCAAGAGCTGTGAACTAGTGATTTGTGACTCTTGCAGGGAAGAGGAACACCTGCAGCAGGGGCACAGTACTCTGCCCCTTCAAGAAGCTGCTGAGGAGCGCAGGAGAGGGCTAGAGTCAAGGTTATCTAGTCTTCGCCAGTGGATGGCTGATGTGCAGAAGAGGAAGGCCTCACTGGAGGGTCTGGGGAGAGATCTGAAATGCAAGTACAAAGCAGTCATGCACGAGTATGACAAAGAGGAGAGCTGCATCCAAGAAGAACTGGCCAAGTCTCGTACATTTTTCACGAGTGCCCTATTTGAGGCTGAGAAGGCGAATAACCAGGTTTTGGAAGAGCAAAGCTACTTGCTGAACATCGCAGAGGTGCAGATTATGTCCAAATGTGACTATTTCCTAGCCAAGATAAAGCAGGTGGACACAGCCCTTTTAGAAGAAACTGTGGAAGAGGAGGAGTTGGAGCTGATGTCTGGTCTGCAAACAGAGCTGACTCTGCAAGAGGTAGAGCTACTTAAAGTGGGGCATGTGGATCCATTACAGGTGGGGCAGGTAGTGAAAACACCTTACACTGTCAACTTGGAGGAAACTCTCTTGGACAGTGCTGCGTCCTCCTCTGTGACCTTCAAGGATGTCGATATGCATGAGGAGACAAGCAGCCTACCTCCCATTTCCTCTCCTGCCAGACCGCAGTTACCAGAAATGGTAGGAGGCCTCCACCAGTGCCATTTCCTGAAGAAGATGGGGTGTAAGGGTAGTGCGCCTGGTACATTCAATCTACCAGTTAGTCTACATATCACTGCCCAGGGGGAAGTGCTAGTTGCAGATCGTGGTAATTTCCGAATCCAAGTCTTCAACCGAAAAGGATTTATGAGGGAGATAAAACGTAACCCAACTGGTATTGACAACTTTGTACTGAGCTTTCTTGGAGCAGATCTCCCCAACCTTATTCCACTCTCTGTCGCCATGAGCAATCATGGATTAATTGGGGTGACTGACCACTATGATAACTCTGTCAAGGTATATACCACAGATGGACATTGTGTGGCGTGTCACAGAAGTCAGCTCAGTAAACCATGGGGAATTGCTGCCATGCCTTCTGGACAGTTTGTGGTGACAGATGTAGAAGGGGGAAAACTGTGGTTGCTAACAGTGGACCGCAGTGTTGGTGTGGTCAAATACAGTCGTTTGTGCAGTGCAGTGCGACCAAAGTTTGTCACCTGTGATGGAGAGGGCACTGTGTACTTCACACAAGGGCTAGGCTTGAACTTGGAGAATCGCCAACAAGAGCATCATCTTGAGGGGGGCTTTTCCATTGGCTCAGTGGGCCTGGATGGACAGCTAGGCCGCCAAATAAGTCACTTCTTCTCTGAGAATGAGGATTTCCGGTGTATCACTGGGATGTGTGTAGACACAAGAGGAGACTTGATTGTTGCAGACAGCGGTCGCAAAGAGATCATTCTTTTCCCCAAGGGGGGTGGCTATAATATCTTAATTCGAGAGGGTCTTGCCTGCCCTGTTGGGGTGTGTGTGACACCAAAGGGACAGCTGCTGGTCCTGGATTGTTGGGATCATTGTATTAAGATATATAGCTATAATATGAGAAGGTATTCCACTCCTTAG
- the TRIM32 gene encoding E3 ubiquitin-protein ligase TRIM32 isoform X2, which produces MATAPGLNPDALREVLECPICMETFTEEKMRPKLLHCAHTICRMCLEKLLANSINGIRCPFCSRVTRVTHLTQLADNLTVLKIIDTAGVSDAVSVLMCKACGRRLPRHFCKSCELVICDSCREEEHLQQGHSTLPLQEAAEERRRGLESRLSSLRQWMADVQKRKASLEGLGRDLKCKYKAVMHEYDKEESCIQEELAKSRTFFTSALFEAEKANNQVLEEQSYLLNIAEVQIMSKCDYFLAKIKQVDTALLEETVEEEELELMSGLQTELTLQEVELLKVGHVDPLQVGQVVKTPYTVNLEETLLDSAASSSVTFKDVDMHEETSSLPPISSPARPQLPEMVGGLHQCHFLKKMGCKGSAPGTFNLPVSLHITAQGEVLVADRGNFRIQVFNRKGFMREIKRNPTGIDNFVLSFLGADLPNLIPLSVAMSNHGLIGVTDHYDNSVKVYTTDGHCVACHRSQLSKPWGIAAMPSGQFVVTDVEGGKLWLLTVDRSVGVVKYSRLCSAVRPKFVTCDGEGTVYFTQGLGLNLENRQQEHHLEGGFSIGSVGLDGQLGRQISHFFSENEDFRCITGMCVDTRGDLIVADSGRKEIILFPKGGGYNILIREGLACPVGVCVTPKGQLLVLDCWDHCIKIYSYNMRRYSTP; this is translated from the coding sequence ATGGCGACTGCCCCGGGCCTGAATCCTGATGCCCTGCGTGAGGTTCTTGAGTGTCCTATTTGCATGGAGACCTTCACAGAGGAGAAGATGAGGCCCAAGCTCTTGCACTGTGCACATACTATTTGCAGGATGTGCTTGGAGAAGCTCTTGGCCAACAGCATCAACGGGATCCGCTGCCCCTTCTGCAGTAGAGTGACCAGGGTAACACATCTGACTCAACTCGCTGATAACTTGACTGTCCTTAAGATTATTGACACTGCTGGTGTGAGCGATGCTGTTAGCGTCCTGATGTGCAAGGCTTGTGGACGGCGGCTCCCCCGACACTTCTGCAAGAGCTGTGAACTAGTGATTTGTGACTCTTGCAGGGAAGAGGAACACCTGCAGCAGGGGCACAGTACTCTGCCCCTTCAAGAAGCTGCTGAGGAGCGCAGGAGAGGGCTAGAGTCAAGGTTATCTAGTCTTCGCCAGTGGATGGCTGATGTGCAGAAGAGGAAGGCCTCACTGGAGGGTCTGGGGAGAGATCTGAAATGCAAGTACAAAGCAGTCATGCACGAGTATGACAAAGAGGAGAGCTGCATCCAAGAAGAACTGGCCAAGTCTCGTACATTTTTCACGAGTGCCCTATTTGAGGCTGAGAAGGCGAATAACCAGGTTTTGGAAGAGCAAAGCTACTTGCTGAACATCGCAGAGGTGCAGATTATGTCCAAATGTGACTATTTCCTAGCCAAGATAAAGCAGGTGGACACAGCCCTTTTAGAAGAAACTGTGGAAGAGGAGGAGTTGGAGCTGATGTCTGGTCTGCAAACAGAGCTGACTCTGCAAGAGGTAGAGCTACTTAAAGTGGGGCATGTGGATCCATTACAGGTGGGGCAGGTAGTGAAAACACCTTACACTGTCAACTTGGAGGAAACTCTCTTGGACAGTGCTGCGTCCTCCTCTGTGACCTTCAAGGATGTCGATATGCATGAGGAGACAAGCAGCCTACCTCCCATTTCCTCTCCTGCCAGACCGCAGTTACCAGAAATGGTAGGAGGCCTCCACCAGTGCCATTTCCTGAAGAAGATGGGGTGTAAGGGTAGTGCGCCTGGTACATTCAATCTACCAGTTAGTCTACATATCACTGCCCAGGGGGAAGTGCTAGTTGCAGATCGTGGTAATTTCCGAATCCAAGTCTTCAACCGAAAAGGATTTATGAGGGAGATAAAACGTAACCCAACTGGTATTGACAACTTTGTACTGAGCTTTCTTGGAGCAGATCTCCCCAACCTTATTCCACTCTCTGTCGCCATGAGCAATCATGGATTAATTGGGGTGACTGACCACTATGATAACTCTGTCAAGGTATATACCACAGATGGACATTGTGTGGCGTGTCACAGAAGTCAGCTCAGTAAACCATGGGGAATTGCTGCCATGCCTTCTGGACAGTTTGTGGTGACAGATGTAGAAGGGGGAAAACTGTGGTTGCTAACAGTGGACCGCAGTGTTGGTGTGGTCAAATACAGTCGTTTGTGCAGTGCAGTGCGACCAAAGTTTGTCACCTGTGATGGAGAGGGCACTGTGTACTTCACACAAGGGCTAGGCTTGAACTTGGAGAATCGCCAACAAGAGCATCATCTTGAGGGGGGCTTTTCCATTGGCTCAGTGGGCCTGGATGGACAGCTAGGCCGCCAAATAAGTCACTTCTTCTCTGAGAATGAGGATTTCCGGTGTATCACTGGGATGTGTGTAGACACAAGAGGAGACTTGATTGTTGCAGACAGCGGTCGCAAAGAGATCATTCTTTTCCCCAAGGGGGGTGGCTATAATATCTTAATTCGAGAGGGTCTTGCCTGCCCTGTTGGGGTGTGTGTGACACCAAAGGGACAGCTGCTGGTCCTGGATTGTTGGGATCATTGTATTAAGATATATAGCTATAATATGAGAAGGTATTCCACTCCTTAG